One genomic window of Fusarium verticillioides 7600 chromosome 2, whole genome shotgun sequence includes the following:
- a CDS encoding methyltransferase, translating into MSRPEDTLAADVHYDDTEARKYTTSSRIQNIQASMTRRALELLDLKSPSLILDVGCGSGLSGEILSSIEPEEGGPHTWIGMDVSPSMLDIALQRDVEGDLMLADIGQGVPFRAGTFDAAISISAIQWLCSAETSDTSPFGRLTRFFNGLYASLKRGGRAVCQFYPKNDEQRHMITQAAVKAGFRRRYARRRPWHQEPEAVPRAYRRRRRYSEEGR; encoded by the exons atgtctcgTCCTGAGGATACCCT TGCCGCCGACGTCCACTATGACGATACCGAAGCGCGCAAATACACCACAAGCTCTCGAATCCAAAACATTCAAGCGTCCATGACCCGAAGAGCCCTAGAACTCCTCGATCTCAAGTCACCATCCCTCATTCTCGACGTCGGCTGCGGCAGTGGTCTCTCCGGCGAGATCCTCTCGTCAATCGAGCCCGAAGAAGGCGGCCCTCACACATGGATCGGAATGGACGTCTCACCATCAATGCTGGACATTGCGCTACAGCGAGATGTAGAGGGTGACCTCATGCTAGCAGACATCGGCCAGGGCGTGCCCTTTCGAGCAGGTACTTTCGACGCAGCGATCAGCATCTCCGCTATCCAATGGCTCTGCAGTGCCGAAACAAGCGATACATCACCCTTCGGCCGGCTAACCCGCTTCTTCAACGGCCTCTACGCATCGCTCAAGCGCGGCGGTCGAGCAGTATGTCAATTCTACCCCAAGAACGATGAGCAGCGCCACATGATCACCCAAGCCGCCGTAAAAGCCGGCTTTCGGCGCCGGTATGCTCGAAGACGACCCTGGCaccaagaaccagaagctgTACCTCGTGCTTACCGTCGGAGGCGGCGATATTCAGAAGAAGGGCGGTGA
- a CDS encoding adenylosuccinate synthetase, with product MNFIGSGVVFNVPQFFKELQDLSDKGLEAVHDRIRVSDRVHIDLQLHIAADGLEEQELGEGKIGTTGRGIGPSYSCKAARSGIRLADVFNPKLFEQKLRRLADGYRKRYGDLFKYDVEEELAQFEEYREKLRKYSVDGVSFMKTAQKSNTPILIEGANALMLDLDYGSYPYVTSSNTSLAGIIGGLTLDPTKITDIIGVVKAYTTRVGSGAFKTEDLGEVGTKLQEIGREWGTSTGRRRRCGWLDLVVLKYSNDINNYTALNLTKLDVLDTFETIRVATAYKIDGKEIESYPADLDILDQCEVVYKDFPGWQTPTTNAKSFEELPKEARAYVEFIEEFVGVKIKYIGTGPDREAMIKRA from the exons ATGAACTTCATCGGCTCCGGAGTAGTCTTCAACGTGCCgcagttcttcaaggagctACAAGATCTTTCAGACAAGGGACTTGAGGCGGTTCACGATAGGATTCGCGTATCTGACCGAGTGCATATCGACCTGCAGCTTCACATCGCTGCTGATGGACTCGAAGAGCAGGAGCTCGGAG AGGGCAAAATTGGAACAACTGGACGCG GTATCGGACCTTCTTATAGCTGCAAAGCTGCG CGAAGTGGCATTAGACTGGCTGATGTCTTTAACCCCAAGCTGTTCGAGCAGAAGCTTCGGCGATTGGCCGACGGCTACCGAAAGCGCTACGGAGATCTCTTCAAGTACgacgtcgaagaagagcttgcgcAGTTCGAGGAGTACCGAGAGAAACTGCGTAAATATTCTGTTGATGGAGTATCCTTTATGAAGACAGCGCAGAAGAGTAACACTCCCATTCTGATCGAGGGAGCGAAT GCTCTCATGCTCGATCTTGACTATGGTTCATATCCT TACGTGACATCGTCCAACACCTCGCTCGCTGGTATTATCGGCGGACTTACCTTGGATCCCACCAAGATCACTGATATCATCGGAGTCGTCAAGGCTTACACGACAAGAGTGGGCTCAGGAGCTTTCAAGACTGAAGACTTGGGAGA GGTCGGAACCAAGCTCCAAGAGATTGGAAGAGAATGG GGAACATCCACTGGTCGCAGACGCCGATGCGGATG GCTCGATTTGGTGGTTCTGAAGTACTCAAATGACATCAACAACTACACTGCTCTGAACTTGACCAAG cttgatgttctcgacacCTTTGAGACGATCCGCGTCGCAACAGCCTACAAGATCGACGGCAAG GAAATTGAATCATACCCAGCTGATCTGGATATCTTGGACCAATGCGAGGTTGTGTACAAGGATTTCCCAGGATGGCAAACACCCACGACAAATGCCAAGTCCTTCGAGGAGCTACCTAAAGAAGCGCGTGCATACGTTGAG TTCATTGAGGAATTTGTCGGAGTCAAG ATCAAGTACATCGGTACCGGTCCCGATCGTGAGGCAATGATCAAGCGCGCTTAG
- a CDS encoding hypothetical protein (At least one base has a quality score < 10), translated as MVGKRQWNNEGARHRGRHVGDESNHDDHPRDLETGRYSYYDPNQKSRPKPRIMQFQDAARTALEDARRGEIKRALLHGIDRQGLEKYRKSEEELKAMKNKKLRAFYEQQNERLNDWLEVDAVVMAIADDVLESMNPDPDHDGDQERCGGIQRVEGRIGELLPEEEKDKRRKATRKANLAININVMANILLLAGKAFAVFTTGSLSLVASLVDSALDLLCTLIVWSTSRLVLWRLQAMQRRFPVGKRRLEPLGILVFSIIMVISFLQILQESFSRLLKHSEAEILSWAAIASLLATIILKGAIGLGCRPIKSSQVQALVQDCKTDVIFNTLSLLFPLIGYRANVWWLDPVGAGLLSLFIIYDWGHTCFENVVRLSGEAADDHTLKKLIYLAYRFAPVVAGFKNVTAYHAGDGVWVEFDVLLDEKTPLNRSHDIAETLQYCAEGLGVVDRAFVTTDYAASGPLGHALDSEWNH; from the coding sequence ATGGTGGGAAAACGTCAGTGGAATAATGAAGGCGCTCGCCATCGCGGCCGTCACGTCGGCGATGAATCAAACCACGATGACCACCCTCGCGATCTCGAAACAGGTCGATACTCATACTACGACCCCAACCAGAAATCCCGTCCCAAGCCACGAATAATGCAATTCCAAGACGCAGCGCGCACAGCTCTCGAGGACGCTCGTCGCGGCGAGATCAAGCGCGCACTGCTCCACGGCATCGATCGTCAAGGCCTAGAAAAGTACAGGAAGTCAGAAGAGGAGCTCAAAGCGATGAAGAATAAAAAACTCCGCGCTTTTTACGAGCAGCAGAATGAGCGTCTTAATGATTGGCTCGAGGTGGATGCTGTGGTGATGGCGATTGCGGATGATGTGCTTGAGAGTATGAATCCTGATCCGGATCATGATGGGGACCAGGAGAGGTGTGGAGGGATTCAGCGTGTGGAGGGTAGGATTGGAGAGTTGTtgcctgaggaggagaaggacaagaggagaaaagcTACGAGGAAGGCGAATTTGGCTATCAATATTAATGTGATGGCTAATATTCTGCTTCTGGCGGGAAAAGCCTTTGCTGTGTTTACGACGGGGTCTCTATCGCTCGTTGCATCGCTTGTAGATTCAGCGCTGGATCTACTGTGCACGCTCATCGTGTGGTCGACGAGTAGACTTGTGCTGTGGCGGTTGCAAGCGATGCAGCGACGCTTCCCAGTAGGAAAAAGACGCTTGGAACCACTGGGTATTCTGGTGTTTtcgatcatcatggtcaTTTCGTTTCTACAGATTCTGCAGGAGTCCTTCTCCAGGTTGTTGAAGCATTCTGAGGCGGAGATTCTGAGCTGGGCTGCTATTGCATCTCTCCTCGCGACGATTATCCTCAAGGGAGCTATTGGGCTGGGATGTCGACctatcaagtcaagtcaggtACAAGCTCTTGTGCAGGATTGCAAAACGGATGTAATCTTCAACACTCTCTCACTCCTCTTTCCATTGATCGGATACCGCGCAAACGTATGGTGGCTCGACCCCGTCGGCGCAGGgctcctctccctcttcataATCTACGACTGGGGCCATACATGTTTCGAGAACGTTGTGCGTCTCTCAGGTGAAGCAGCAGACGACCACACGCTCAAGAAGCTAATCTACCTGGCCTATCGCTTCGCGCCGGTGGTAgctggcttcaagaacgTAACGGCGTATCATGCGGGAGATGGCGTCTGGGTTGAGTTTGACGTGTTGTTGGACGAGAAGACGCCGTTGAATAGATCGCATGACATCGCGGAGACGTTGCAGTATTGTGCAGAGGGTTTGGGGGTTGTTGATAGGGCGTTTGTGACGACGGATTATGCGGCGAGCGGACCTTTGGGGCATGCGCTGGATTCGGAGTGGAATCACTAA
- a CDS encoding adenylosuccinate synthetase — MAITIILGSQWGDEGKGKLTDILAPEAKLCARAAGGHNAGHSIVANGVSYSFHLLPSGLINPNCMNFIGSGVVFNVPQFFKELQDLSDKGLEAVHDRIRVSDRVHIDLQLHIAADGLEEQELGEGKIGTTGRGIGPSYSCKAARSGIRLADVFNPKLFEQKLRRLADGYRKRYGDLFKYDVEEELAQFEEYREKLRKYSVDGVSFMKTAQKSNTPILIEGANALMLDLDYGSYPYVTSSNTSLAGIIGGLTLDPTKITDIIGVVKAYTTRVGSGAFKTEDLGEVGTKLQEIGREWGTSTGRRRRCGWLDLVVLKYSNDINNYTALNLTKLDVLDTFETIRVATAYKIDGKEIESYPADLDILDQCEVVYKDFPGWQTPTTNAKSFEELPKEARAYVEFIEEFVGVKIKYIGTGPDREAMIKRA; from the exons ATGGCCATCACGATCATTCTTGGCTCCCAATGGG GTGACGAGGGC AAAGGAAAGCTGACCGATATCCTTGCCCCGGAGGCCAAACTCTGTGCTCGCGCTGCT GGAGGCCATAACGCAGGGCACTCTATTGT TGCCAATGGAGTTTCGTACAG CTTCCACTTGCTTCCTTCCGGACTCATCAACCCGAACTG CATGAACTTCATCGGCTCCGGAGTAGTCTTCAACGTGCCgcagttcttcaaggagctACAAGATCTTTCAGACAAGGGACTTGAGGCGGTTCACGATAGGATTCGCGTATCTGACCGAGTGCATATCGACCTGCAGCTTCACATCGCTGCTGATGGACTCGAAGAGCAGGAGCTCGGAG AGGGCAAAATTGGAACAACTGGACGCG GTATCGGACCTTCTTATAGCTGCAAAGCTGCG CGAAGTGGCATTAGACTGGCTGATGTCTTTAACCCCAAGCTGTTCGAGCAGAAGCTTCGGCGATTGGCCGACGGCTACCGAAAGCGCTACGGAGATCTCTTCAAGTACgacgtcgaagaagagcttgcgcAGTTCGAGGAGTACCGAGAGAAACTGCGTAAATATTCTGTTGATGGAGTATCCTTTATGAAGACAGCGCAGAAGAGTAACACTCCCATTCTGATCGAGGGAGCGAAT GCTCTCATGCTCGATCTTGACTATGGTTCATATCCT TACGTGACATCGTCCAACACCTCGCTCGCTGGTATTATCGGCGGACTTACCTTGGATCCCACCAAGATCACTGATATCATCGGAGTCGTCAAGGCTTACACGACAAGAGTGGGCTCAGGAGCTTTCAAGACTGAAGACTTGGGAGA GGTCGGAACCAAGCTCCAAGAGATTGGAAGAGAATGG GGAACATCCACTGGTCGCAGACGCCGATGCGGATG GCTCGATTTGGTGGTTCTGAAGTACTCAAATGACATCAACAACTACACTGCTCTGAACTTGACCAAG cttgatgttctcgacacCTTTGAGACGATCCGCGTCGCAACAGCCTACAAGATCGACGGCAAG GAAATTGAATCATACCCAGCTGATCTGGATATCTTGGACCAATGCGAGGTTGTGTACAAGGATTTCCCAGGATGGCAAACACCCACGACAAATGCCAAGTCCTTCGAGGAGCTACCTAAAGAAGCGCGTGCATACGTTGAG TTCATTGAGGAATTTGTCGGAGTCAAG ATCAAGTACATCGGTACCGGTCCCGATCGTGAGGCAATGATCAAGCGCGCTTAG